The proteins below are encoded in one region of Candidatus Thiodiazotropha sp. LNASS1:
- a CDS encoding CHC2 zinc finger domain-containing protein, which translates to MTDNHNGNIAPEKPDLLEVIRASGVELSREGAVWTGDCPFHDDRNAALMVDSATGHWQCDGACQTGGDVVAWVVRKQGVNRDEAQESLGLGCEKQVASVDSDPVASDTISPTIELSSKGDDQRILAQVVDYYHQTLKQSPGALTYLQKRCINHPEAIERFRLGFCDRTLGTKLPLKNRKEGGAIRARLQHLGLLRSTGHELFRGSITIPIITDQQIAQIYGRKVTSNLRAGTPQHVMLPGAPGGFFNMDAVRVSDEVILCHSMIDALTFWCAGYRNVTCVIGVEGYPDELLHVIKQHGVKRLLIAFAATPEGDAQAETLAERLNVLGIDTYRIQFPSGMDANDYAVKEKSPHEPLGEVIRQAQWLGKGQEHDVATATESATEEIATCVENQDVSPAVVVEATSKASPQEETPEEPTTSTLPATAVPRSPTDLEVEIKDKELITEIDQRRYRIRGFEKNLSYDQLKLNLLVTQGEGLHVDTFDLYATKPRTNFIRQSAVELGVKEELIKKDLGRLLLKLELMQEQNIRETLTLQPVAQELSDKERKEALSLLEAPDLIDRLLADFQACGLVGEETNKLVAYLAVLSRKLDKPLAVMVQSTSAAGKSALMDAVLNLVPDEERVQYSAITGQSLFYMGNFNLRHKILAISEEEGASNAAYALKLLQSEGHLTIASTGKDPISGRHTTHEYRVDGPVMIFSTTTAIDVDEELLNRCLVLTVNEGQAQTEAIHQWQRYQETLDGLLANQARDDILRVHRNAQRLLKPLHVVNPYATQLTFLSDKTRTRRDHRKYLTLIRTIALLHQYQREVRHTYYRDREIAYVEVTLDDIALANRLAHEILGRSLDELPPQTRRLLTLIDEMVTERCSGSPGRRRDYRFSRRDIREYTGWGLTQLKVHLQRLEALEYLLIRQGGRGRQRVYELLYNSEGKDGSSFLMGLVDTDQLKKSDQTEVVLVSGRDQVGPKSAAGRSSRSDEKSRKDSELGATKVSGEESSSGRGMPPTPASHTPTEIRQGG; encoded by the coding sequence ATGACTGACAATCACAACGGTAATATCGCACCCGAGAAACCCGACCTGCTGGAAGTTATTAGGGCTTCTGGTGTCGAGCTTTCTCGTGAGGGGGCAGTGTGGACCGGTGACTGCCCCTTTCATGATGATCGCAATGCGGCGCTGATGGTCGATTCCGCGACAGGACACTGGCAGTGTGATGGCGCCTGCCAAACAGGTGGCGATGTGGTCGCCTGGGTCGTGAGAAAACAAGGCGTCAATCGCGATGAGGCTCAGGAATCACTGGGACTCGGATGTGAGAAGCAAGTGGCATCCGTAGACAGTGACCCTGTTGCCTCCGATACTATTTCTCCCACAATTGAGCTTTCCTCAAAAGGCGACGACCAGCGAATACTCGCTCAAGTCGTCGACTACTACCACCAGACCCTCAAGCAATCACCCGGGGCGCTCACATACCTTCAGAAGCGCTGTATCAATCATCCTGAAGCGATTGAGCGCTTCAGGCTGGGGTTTTGTGATCGCACGCTCGGCACCAAACTCCCACTCAAGAACCGTAAGGAAGGTGGTGCCATACGTGCCAGGTTGCAACACCTGGGGCTGCTTCGAAGCACGGGGCATGAGCTGTTTAGGGGCTCGATCACCATCCCGATCATCACGGACCAGCAGATCGCTCAGATCTACGGCAGAAAAGTGACATCCAACCTCCGGGCGGGTACGCCACAGCACGTGATGCTCCCTGGGGCACCGGGTGGTTTTTTCAATATGGATGCTGTCCGTGTATCTGATGAAGTTATCCTATGCCACTCTATGATCGATGCTCTGACGTTCTGGTGTGCGGGCTATCGCAATGTCACTTGTGTGATCGGGGTTGAAGGTTACCCGGATGAGCTGCTGCATGTTATCAAGCAGCACGGCGTGAAACGTCTTTTGATTGCTTTTGCCGCCACGCCTGAGGGGGATGCCCAGGCTGAAACACTGGCCGAGCGATTGAATGTCCTCGGCATCGACACCTATCGGATTCAATTCCCTAGTGGCATGGATGCCAATGACTATGCTGTGAAGGAAAAATCGCCACATGAACCCCTGGGTGAAGTCATCCGGCAGGCTCAATGGCTCGGAAAAGGCCAGGAGCATGATGTGGCAACCGCCACAGAGTCAGCGACAGAGGAAATCGCGACCTGTGTAGAGAATCAGGACGTTAGCCCAGCAGTAGTGGTTGAGGCGACCTCTAAGGCGAGTCCGCAGGAGGAAACCCCTGAGGAGCCCACCACATCAACGCTCCCGGCCACCGCTGTACCTCGATCGCCAACCGACCTGGAGGTCGAGATCAAAGACAAAGAGCTCATCACCGAGATCGATCAACGTCGATACCGCATCCGAGGGTTCGAAAAGAACCTCAGCTATGACCAACTCAAGCTGAATCTGCTGGTTACCCAGGGTGAGGGGCTGCATGTCGACACCTTCGACCTCTATGCCACCAAGCCCCGGACCAACTTCATCCGGCAGTCAGCTGTCGAGCTGGGGGTGAAAGAAGAACTGATCAAAAAGGACCTGGGCCGTCTCCTACTCAAGCTGGAGCTCATGCAGGAACAGAATATCCGGGAGACCCTTACCCTCCAGCCGGTCGCTCAGGAACTCAGCGACAAAGAGCGCAAGGAGGCCTTGTCGCTGCTGGAGGCGCCCGATCTGATCGACCGACTCCTGGCAGACTTTCAGGCCTGTGGTTTGGTGGGGGAAGAAACTAACAAACTGGTGGCCTACCTGGCCGTGCTCTCCCGTAAGCTCGACAAGCCTCTGGCGGTTATGGTCCAGAGCACCAGCGCTGCCGGCAAGAGCGCCCTGATGGACGCGGTATTGAACCTGGTGCCCGATGAGGAGCGGGTGCAGTACTCGGCCATCACTGGCCAATCTCTCTTCTACATGGGTAACTTCAACCTGAGACACAAAATACTGGCGATTTCGGAAGAGGAAGGCGCAAGCAACGCCGCCTATGCCCTGAAACTGCTCCAGAGCGAGGGGCATCTGACCATCGCCTCCACCGGCAAGGACCCCATCAGCGGCCGACACACGACCCATGAGTACCGGGTCGATGGTCCGGTGATGATATTCAGTACCACCACGGCTATCGATGTGGACGAAGAGCTTCTCAATCGCTGTCTGGTGCTCACCGTCAACGAGGGGCAGGCCCAGACCGAGGCCATTCATCAATGGCAGCGCTACCAGGAGACCCTGGACGGCCTTTTGGCCAACCAGGCGCGGGATGACATCTTGAGGGTCCACCGCAACGCCCAGCGGTTGCTAAAGCCCCTGCACGTGGTCAATCCCTACGCCACCCAGCTGACCTTCCTGAGCGACAAGACCCGCACTCGGCGGGACCACCGCAAATACCTCACCCTGATCCGGACGATCGCCTTGCTGCATCAGTACCAGCGGGAGGTTCGGCACACCTACTACCGGGACCGGGAGATCGCCTATGTGGAGGTTACCCTGGACGACATCGCCCTGGCCAACCGGCTCGCCCATGAGATCCTGGGCCGCTCGCTGGATGAGCTGCCGCCCCAGACCCGGCGACTGCTGACCCTGATCGATGAGATGGTCACAGAGCGCTGCTCCGGATCCCCGGGTAGACGGAGAGACTACCGGTTCAGCCGGCGGGACATCCGTGAATACACCGGTTGGGGGCTGACCCAGCTCAAGGTGCACCTGCAGCGTCTCGAGGCCTTGGAGTATCTGCTGATTCGCCAGGGTGGCCGCGGTCGTCAGCGGGTCTATGAGCTGCTCTACAACAGCGAGGGTAAGGACGGTTCCAGCTTCCTGATGGGGCTGGTGGACACGGATCAGCTCAAGAAGTCGGACCAAACGGAGGTCGTGTTGGTGTCTGGCCGGGATCAGGTCGGGCCTAAGTCGGCAGCCGGTCGATCAAGTCGATCTGACGAAAAAAGCAGGAAAGACAGTGAGTTAGGCGCGACCAAGGTTTCAGGCGAAGAAAGTAGTTCAGGACGTGGGATGCCACCCACACCCGCAAGTCATACCCCTACTGAAATACGGCAGGGAGGGTGA
- the xerC gene encoding site-specific tyrosine recombinase XerC, whose translation MGKQTIDVSHNGITPYLLRFLEWSAAMNYSEQTNKTRDTCIRRFIVWCDERGLSQPQDVTVAILERYRRHLFHYRKPNGKPLSFSTQHSQLAPLRAFFKWLSKQNHILYNPASDFQLPKVAKHLPKDFLSIEEIETMLAHTAIYGELGIRDRAIIETFYSSGIRRMELVNLKLQDLDLERGTLVIFEGKWKKDRVVPIGDRACAWVRKYLAEVRPKLVQAEDCGHLFLTDYGEPFIRNRITDLIKKYLNAAGVDKPGACQLFRRSMATHMLENGADIRYIQMILGHVNLTSTQIYTQVSIKKLKQVHAITHPAKLERVESSKPRNPPLFTGV comes from the coding sequence ATGGGCAAACAAACCATCGATGTCAGTCACAACGGGATCACGCCCTACCTTTTGCGGTTTCTGGAGTGGTCAGCGGCTATGAACTACAGCGAGCAGACCAACAAGACCCGAGATACCTGTATCCGTCGGTTTATCGTCTGGTGCGATGAGCGAGGCCTCAGCCAGCCCCAGGATGTCACTGTGGCGATCCTGGAGCGCTATCGGCGCCATCTGTTCCACTACCGCAAGCCCAACGGCAAGCCCCTGAGCTTCAGCACCCAGCACAGCCAGTTGGCGCCGCTCCGAGCGTTCTTCAAGTGGCTGAGCAAACAGAACCACATCCTCTACAATCCAGCCTCCGATTTCCAGCTGCCGAAGGTGGCCAAACACCTGCCCAAGGACTTCCTCTCCATTGAGGAGATCGAAACCATGCTCGCCCATACCGCTATCTATGGCGAACTCGGTATCCGAGACCGGGCCATCATCGAGACCTTCTACTCCTCCGGTATCCGACGGATGGAACTGGTGAACCTCAAGCTGCAGGATCTGGACCTGGAACGGGGTACCTTGGTGATCTTCGAAGGCAAGTGGAAGAAGGACCGGGTGGTTCCTATCGGGGATCGAGCCTGTGCCTGGGTCCGCAAGTACCTGGCCGAGGTCAGGCCCAAGCTGGTCCAGGCGGAAGATTGTGGGCACCTCTTTCTGACCGACTATGGTGAGCCCTTCATCCGCAACCGCATCACCGACCTGATCAAAAAGTACCTGAATGCCGCCGGCGTGGACAAGCCTGGGGCCTGCCAGCTATTTCGGCGGAGTATGGCGACCCATATGTTGGAGAACGGGGCGGATATTCGCTATATCCAGATGATTTTGGGGCATGTGAATCTCACATCCACCCAGATTTATACCCAGGTATCCATCAAGAAGCTGAAACAGGTACATGCAATTACCCACCCAGCTAAGTTGGAGAGGGTGGAGAGCTCCAAGCCACGCAATCCACCCTTGTTCACGGGTGTTTAA
- a CDS encoding nucleotidyltransferase yields MSRKHIDHADIARFAQEKVNLPSDKASEYRAQVRRLRERLESYLSEHPDFSLKKILLSGSLAKGTALRSLNDIDVACYISGADAPESVSELLEYLSERLRKALVIPPKNNGVQK; encoded by the coding sequence TTGAGCAGAAAACATATAGACCATGCGGATATTGCGCGTTTTGCGCAGGAAAAGGTCAATCTGCCGAGTGACAAGGCAAGTGAGTATCGTGCACAAGTTAGACGACTGCGTGAACGGCTTGAGTCTTACCTATCCGAACACCCAGACTTTTCTCTAAAAAAGATACTCCTCTCTGGCAGTTTGGCTAAAGGAACTGCACTTCGGTCTCTTAATGATATTGACGTGGCTTGCTACATCAGCGGAGCGGATGCTCCGGAAAGTGTTAGCGAGCTACTGGAGTATCTGTCTGAGCGACTGAGGAAAGCCTTGGTAATCCCCCCGAAAAATAACGGGGTTCAAAAGTAG
- a CDS encoding XRE family transcriptional regulator, translating into MAKKFRDLRMGMSPEAQARSHAKAMAMMADLPLAELRQARNLSQEELAAILEVRQPAVAKMEKKVDMYISTLRRFVEAMGGQLEIRAHFPEGDVRINQFEDLEDKQQPAA; encoded by the coding sequence ATGGCAAAGAAATTCAGAGATTTACGTATGGGCATGAGTCCTGAGGCCCAAGCGCGCTCGCATGCAAAGGCCATGGCGATGATGGCAGACCTACCTCTGGCAGAGCTACGCCAGGCACGCAATCTCTCCCAGGAGGAATTGGCCGCCATTCTTGAGGTCAGGCAGCCTGCTGTGGCCAAGATGGAAAAGAAGGTGGATATGTACATCTCCACCTTACGGCGCTTCGTTGAAGCAATGGGTGGTCAGCTCGAGATTCGCGCCCATTTTCCCGAGGGTGACGTACGGATCAATCAGTTTGAGGACCTGGAGGACAAGCAGCAACCTGCTGCTTGA
- a CDS encoding type II toxin-antitoxin system RelE/ParE family toxin — protein MEWEVEYTDEFGDWWDALSEAEQEDVAAVVALLEAKGPHLPFPYSSAIKGSKYSDMRELRIQHAGRPYRTLYAFDPRRMAILLIGGDKTGNDRWYEENVPTADKLYDDHLKSLSDQGKTR, from the coding sequence ATGGAATGGGAAGTCGAATACACAGACGAATTCGGCGACTGGTGGGACGCACTCAGCGAGGCTGAACAGGAGGACGTCGCAGCTGTAGTCGCACTGTTAGAGGCAAAAGGTCCTCACCTTCCATTCCCTTACAGTTCTGCGATCAAAGGATCGAAGTATTCTGATATGCGAGAACTACGCATCCAGCATGCAGGGAGACCCTACCGAACCTTGTATGCCTTTGATCCACGTCGTATGGCGATCCTATTGATTGGCGGTGACAAGACCGGTAACGACCGCTGGTATGAGGAAAACGTCCCTACAGCGGACAAACTCTATGACGATCATCTCAAGTCACTGAGTGATCAAGGGAAAACGAGGTAA
- a CDS encoding IS3 family transposase (programmed frameshift), which produces MTKTRRRFSPEFKLEAAQLVVDQQYSIRAACEAMGVSKSSLENWVRQLRQERLGKTPKASAMTPDQRRIQELEKRLRQVETEKEIPKKGYRSLDVGLVEQFTLIQRLHRESYPVKQLCCVFGVHRSSYRAWRDRPKRLSETEWRLREHVKSAYELSNGSAGARTIASMVTAQGCPLSRYRATRRMQALGLVSSQQPKHRYKRAEQPHTNIPNRLDRQFDVVAPNKVWAGDITYIWTGRRWAYLAIVLDLFARQPVGWALSLNPDSALTKKALTMAYESRGEPKGVMFHSDQGCQYTSLPFRQQLWRYQMVQSMSRRGNCWDNSPVERFIRSLKTEWMPEIGYRTFEEAKHHITEYIIGYYSQFRPHTHNDGLAPRVVEQQYWNAQKTVAKNT; this is translated from the exons ATGACAAAAACACGCAGGAGATTCAGCCCGGAATTCAAACTTGAAGCGGCCCAACTGGTTGTCGACCAGCAGTACTCAATCAGAGCGGCCTGCGAAGCGATGGGGGTCAGTAAATCTTCATTGGAAAATTGGGTACGTCAGCTGCGGCAGGAGCGACTAGGCAAAACACCCAAAGCATCAGCAATGACACCCGATCAACGCCGCATACAAGAGCTCGAAAAACGGCTACGACAGGTGGAGACGGAGAAAGAAATCC CTAAAAAAGGCTACCGCTCTCTTGATGTCGGACTCGTTGAACAATTCACGCTAATTCAGCGTTTACATCGAGAGAGCTATCCAGTGAAGCAGCTATGTTGCGTGTTCGGTGTACACCGTAGCAGCTATCGGGCATGGCGGGATCGCCCGAAGCGGTTGTCAGAAACAGAGTGGCGGCTACGCGAGCATGTGAAGTCTGCCTATGAATTAAGCAATGGCTCAGCCGGCGCCAGGACGATTGCGAGCATGGTGACAGCACAGGGTTGCCCGTTAAGCCGTTATCGTGCGACACGCCGTATGCAGGCGCTGGGCCTGGTGAGTAGCCAGCAACCCAAACACCGCTACAAGAGAGCCGAGCAGCCGCATACCAATATACCAAACCGGCTGGATCGACAGTTTGATGTGGTTGCACCCAATAAAGTCTGGGCGGGCGATATTACCTATATTTGGACTGGGCGACGTTGGGCATATCTGGCCATTGTGTTGGATTTATTTGCGCGACAGCCGGTGGGATGGGCATTATCGTTGAACCCAGATAGCGCGTTGACTAAAAAAGCTCTGACAATGGCCTATGAGTCTCGTGGTGAACCAAAAGGCGTGATGTTTCATTCTGATCAAGGTTGCCAATACACTAGTCTACCGTTTCGTCAGCAGCTATGGCGTTATCAAATGGTACAGAGCATGAGTCGACGTGGTAACTGCTGGGACAACAGTCCCGTGGAACGATTTATCAGAAGCTTGAAAACCGAATGGATGCCTGAGATCGGCTATCGCACTTTTGAGGAAGCGAAGCACCATATCACGGAGTATATTATTGGATACTATAGCCAGTTTAGGCCACATACTCACAATGATGGATTGGCACCCAGGGTAGTTGAGCAACAGTACTGGAATGCACAGAAAACCGTGGCCAAAAATACTTGA
- the istA gene encoding IS21 family transposase yields MNIYRESLRLILTTPLSNGQIGDLVSRSPNTIKRYRAIAEEKHLNWDEIKEMDDRSVMALLTKCCGYSSKKRQPDWAYIHSQKMMADVTMQLLWEDYCLDGPDDAYGYSSFTELYREYVSKLDISMRQTYQAGKVAFVDFSGRKIPYYPPGGQKKLAEVFVGVLGSSKYTFAYACDSQKLHDWIDAHNRMMLFFGGVPETIVPDNLKSAVTTPGSEPTLNRTYREMAVHFTTVIVPARVRRPQDKSPAEIGVQIVTRWIIAALRHRKFFSLQEINEEIAKRLDLLNVRPFKKLPGCRKQLFEEIERPQLKPLPDSVFEPTSVWTSEQKVRSDYHVYVDKHYYSVPHQLVGSRIESRITQHAVEVFCLGKRVATHVKSHVVGGHTTLPEHQPLAHRKYAEQTPELFQEWAARIGEFTADFVDYQLNRTPHFLPGIRTCSSLMKLAKEYGPKRVEAACQRANQIGSKTLKSVKSILRRNLDSDNDPRTPVQGQLPLHYNVRGPHYYSQEG; encoded by the coding sequence ATGAATATATATCGAGAATCATTGAGGCTTATCCTCACAACGCCACTGAGCAATGGCCAAATCGGAGATCTTGTCTCTCGATCACCCAATACAATCAAGCGCTATCGGGCGATTGCTGAAGAAAAGCATCTCAACTGGGACGAGATCAAAGAGATGGATGATCGGAGTGTGATGGCATTATTAACCAAGTGCTGTGGCTATTCATCCAAAAAGCGTCAACCTGATTGGGCATACATACACAGCCAAAAGATGATGGCCGATGTGACTATGCAATTGTTATGGGAAGATTATTGTCTCGATGGCCCAGATGACGCATACGGCTATAGCTCGTTCACCGAGCTGTACCGTGAGTATGTATCCAAGCTGGACATCAGCATGCGTCAGACCTACCAGGCTGGAAAAGTCGCCTTTGTTGACTTTTCCGGTCGCAAGATCCCTTACTATCCGCCTGGCGGGCAGAAAAAGCTTGCAGAAGTATTTGTCGGAGTGCTGGGTTCATCGAAATACACCTTTGCATACGCGTGCGACTCTCAAAAGCTACATGATTGGATTGATGCCCACAATCGGATGATGCTGTTTTTTGGTGGTGTTCCGGAAACGATTGTACCGGATAATCTCAAGTCTGCAGTCACGACACCGGGTTCCGAACCCACCCTCAATCGGACCTATCGCGAAATGGCGGTGCATTTCACAACGGTCATCGTTCCAGCACGTGTTCGAAGGCCACAGGATAAAAGCCCAGCAGAAATAGGCGTTCAGATCGTTACGCGATGGATTATTGCAGCGCTACGGCATAGGAAGTTCTTCAGTCTGCAGGAAATCAACGAAGAAATAGCGAAGCGTTTGGATCTACTAAACGTGCGGCCTTTCAAGAAACTACCGGGTTGTCGTAAACAGCTCTTTGAGGAGATAGAGCGCCCGCAACTCAAGCCGTTACCGGATTCGGTCTTCGAACCCACCTCAGTTTGGACTTCTGAGCAGAAGGTACGGTCTGATTATCATGTTTATGTCGATAAACACTATTACTCCGTTCCACACCAGTTGGTAGGATCCAGAATTGAATCGAGGATTACCCAGCATGCTGTTGAGGTGTTCTGTCTCGGTAAGCGAGTCGCGACCCATGTGAAAAGTCATGTCGTGGGTGGTCACACTACACTGCCAGAGCACCAGCCGCTAGCCCATCGAAAGTACGCTGAGCAGACACCAGAGCTATTTCAGGAGTGGGCGGCGCGGATTGGTGAATTCACAGCAGATTTCGTCGACTATCAGCTCAATCGCACCCCGCACTTCCTCCCGGGCATCCGTACCTGCAGCAGCTTGATGAAGCTGGCTAAAGAGTATGGGCCCAAGCGGGTCGAGGCAGCCTGTCAGCGCGCCAACCAGATCGGCTCGAAAACACTCAAATCCGTGAAGTCAATCCTGCGCCGCAATCTCGATAGCGACAATGATCCTCGCACCCCTGTACAGGGGCAACTACCACTGCATTACAACGTGCGTGGCCCTCACTACTACTCTCAGGAGGGCTAA
- a CDS encoding IS3 family transposase (programmed frameshift): MKKSRYSESQIISILKEAEAGIPVAELCRKHGMSDATFYNWRAKYGGMDVSMMKRMKELEAENRRLKKMYAEERLKAEIRKEALEGKLLRPSQRREMAKHALSKHGLSIRLTCEIFGISETCYRYQPKLSGDNAHIADWLLRLTTANRTWGFGLCFLYLRNVRGYGYNHKRVYRIYRELELNLRIKPKRRLKRDKPDELSVPRQINEVWSMDFMHDRLIDGRSFRTFNVIDDYNREGLGIEVDLSLPALRVIRTLGRIIEWRGKPKFIRCDNGPEYLSSQLVEWANRHRIQLQYIQPGKPQQNAYVERFNRTVRHEWLDQHLFESITHAQDTATRWLWRYNNDRPNMALGGITPIQKLAQTA; this comes from the exons ATGAAGAAGTCCCGCTACAGCGAATCCCAGATCATATCGATCCTGAAAGAGGCCGAGGCCGGTATTCCGGTCGCTGAGCTGTGCCGCAAGCACGGTATGAGTGATGCCACTTTTTACAATTGGCGCGCCAAGTATGGCGGCATGGACGTATCGATGATGAAGCGGATGAAGGAACTGGAGGCGGAGAACCGGCGCCTGAAGAAGATGTATGCAGAAGAACGGCTCAAGGCCGAGATCCGCAAGGAGGCCCTTGAGGGAAAGT TACTAAGGCCATCTCAACGACGAGAGATGGCCAAGCACGCCTTGTCGAAGCACGGGCTGAGTATCCGCCTGACCTGCGAGATTTTTGGTATCAGCGAGACCTGTTACCGTTACCAGCCGAAGCTATCGGGTGACAATGCCCATATCGCGGACTGGCTACTTCGCCTCACAACAGCCAATCGCACCTGGGGCTTTGGCCTGTGTTTTCTGTATCTGCGCAATGTGAGGGGCTACGGCTACAATCACAAGCGCGTTTACCGCATCTACCGTGAGCTGGAGTTGAATCTGAGGATCAAGCCGAAGCGACGATTGAAGCGAGACAAGCCTGATGAATTATCAGTGCCCCGGCAGATCAACGAAGTCTGGTCGATGGATTTTATGCATGATCGGCTGATAGATGGTCGAAGCTTTCGGACCTTTAACGTGATCGATGATTACAACCGGGAAGGCTTGGGGATTGAAGTTGATCTTTCATTGCCGGCACTCAGAGTCATCCGTACCCTGGGTCGCATCATTGAGTGGCGTGGCAAACCCAAGTTCATTCGCTGCGATAATGGGCCGGAATACTTGAGTAGTCAGCTTGTTGAATGGGCCAACAGGCATCGGATTCAGTTACAATATATTCAGCCGGGTAAGCCACAGCAGAACGCTTATGTGGAACGGTTCAATCGGACTGTTCGGCATGAGTGGCTGGATCAACATTTATTTGAATCGATTACCCATGCACAGGATACTGCCACCCGGTGGTTATGGCGCTACAATAATGATCGACCAAACATGGCATTAGGTGGAATCACCCCGATACAGAAGTTGGCTCAGACCGCTTAA
- a CDS encoding tetratricopeptide repeat protein: protein MCPFNEKYLHQAIANDKYSDSLNEALHKFDEGYPEIGHEICDKLGIKSSLAIVVSSLFSKDHENEIEFEKRHILDLTKAAEQKNSLALYSIAVYYDQGTILEESKSKAQDYYCRAAKAGSDLAKHVYGIMLYYGTDTLKPNKEEGIKLLLSSASNGVDDARVFLSSIGITTAG from the coding sequence ATGTGCCCATTCAATGAAAAATATTTACACCAAGCTATAGCAAATGATAAGTATAGTGATAGCTTGAATGAGGCGCTCCATAAATTTGATGAGGGTTATCCTGAGATAGGACACGAGATATGTGATAAATTGGGGATCAAAAGCAGCTTGGCAATTGTTGTTTCTTCTTTATTTTCTAAAGATCATGAAAATGAAATAGAATTTGAGAAGAGGCATATTCTTGATTTGACTAAAGCTGCTGAACAAAAGAACTCGCTAGCTCTGTACTCGATCGCTGTATACTATGATCAAGGAACTATTTTGGAGGAAAGTAAAAGTAAAGCCCAAGATTACTATTGTAGAGCAGCTAAAGCGGGTAGCGACCTTGCTAAACATGTATATGGAATAATGCTATATTACGGTACTGATACTTTAAAACCGAATAAAGAAGAAGGTATAAAGCTTCTATTGTCATCTGCATCTAACGGCGTTGACGATGCAAGAGTCTTTTTGTCATCTATTGGAATTACCACTGCCGGATAA
- the istB gene encoding IS21-like element helper ATPase IstB, with amino-acid sequence MTTLIEQTLSNLRALRLNEMAQAIEDMRSNPSLQDLSCDDRLGMAVDIEIQARETKKLNRLVKQAKFKIDACPEDINYRVKRGLDRQVMANLLSCDYLEKHLNVVFTGPTGSGKTHLACALGQQATRKGFSVLYTRLSRFLEDLEVAHADGSLPTVRNRLSKRNLLILDDWALSPLTSTGRQELLEIIDDRLGKSSIIITSQLPVEQWHVYLGEATIADAILDRIVHSAHILKLSGESMRKKMSPIKASQQAEKEGDND; translated from the coding sequence ATGACCACATTGATTGAACAGACCTTGTCCAACCTGAGGGCACTTCGTCTCAATGAAATGGCTCAGGCCATCGAGGATATGCGTAGTAATCCCTCCCTGCAGGACCTCTCATGCGATGATCGACTGGGTATGGCGGTCGACATCGAGATCCAGGCACGGGAGACGAAGAAGCTCAATCGCCTGGTGAAGCAGGCCAAGTTTAAGATCGATGCGTGCCCGGAGGACATCAACTACCGGGTCAAACGCGGCCTGGATCGCCAGGTGATGGCGAACCTGCTCAGCTGCGATTATCTCGAGAAGCACCTCAATGTGGTGTTTACAGGGCCCACCGGTTCGGGAAAAACCCATCTAGCCTGTGCTTTGGGGCAACAGGCGACCCGAAAAGGCTTCTCCGTCCTCTACACACGGCTCTCACGCTTTCTTGAGGATCTGGAGGTTGCCCACGCTGATGGCAGCCTACCAACTGTCAGAAATCGCCTCTCGAAAAGGAATCTCCTAATCCTTGACGATTGGGCCCTCTCCCCACTGACATCAACCGGACGTCAGGAGTTGCTAGAGATCATCGATGATCGGTTGGGTAAGAGCTCCATCATAATTACCAGCCAGCTCCCGGTCGAACAGTGGCACGTCTATCTTGGCGAAGCCACCATTGCGGACGCTATCCTCGATCGGATTGTGCATTCTGCCCATATCCTGAAACTCAGTGGCGAGTCGATGCGTAAAAAGATGTCACCCATCAAGGCTTCGCAGCAAGCGGAGAAGGAGGGTGACAATGACTGA